Part of the Diabrotica virgifera virgifera chromosome 6, PGI_DIABVI_V3a genome, TGATCCATTCTTAGCACAACATTTCACTAAATACGGCAATAAGGGTAAAGGAAATGTATCATACTTGTCATCAGACGTATGCAATGAATTTATTACCGTCATGAGCAACGAGGTGCTTCGTACAATAATTGATGAGATTAATCAAGCACGATATTTTGCCCTGGTTGTTGATTCGACACCTGATGCGTCACATAGTGACCAGCTGGCGGTAGTTTTACGGTATGTGTCCCTAAAAGATGCTTGTGCCACAGAGCGGCTTGTAAAACTCTTGCCACGTATATCGCACAAGTCTGAAGGTCTTGAAGAGGCAATCCTTTTGTCTCTTCAAGATCTGAAACTGGACATTCGAAATTGTCGTGGCCAAAGTTATGACAATGCATCAAACATGTCGGGCCCTTACAGTGGATTACAGTCAAGGATTAAACGAATAAACCACCTTGCAGATTATGTTCCGTGCGTCGCACATTCCCTTAATCTTGTAGGCAGCTATGCGGCCGAAAAGGCTTGTGTGGAGGTTGTAATCTTTTTCAACTTTGTTCAAAAcctcttcaattttttttcagcATCTACGCATAGATGGAATGTCCTAAAAGCATTAATAGGGAAGAGCAATGATGGAAAACcacaaaaagaaaagaaaactctGATGTTAAAATCCATGAGTGACACTAGGTGGTCAGCCAGGTCCGACGCACTACTTGCTTTGGTTACCAGCCATAAAGAAATCAAAGCTGCCCTTGAAGATTTGATTAAGGATAAAACACAAACACCAGACACACGGCTGACAGCAGAAGGGTTTGTTAAAACCTTGGAGAATTTCCAAACAGTTCTTTTAATTGTAATTTGGAATGATATCTTGCAAAGAGTGGACAAAGTTAGCAAAACGTTGCAAACAGAAGAATTAGACCTACTTGGTGCTACAAAAGAGCTTGAGTCTTTATCGTTGTTCTTAAAcgagaaaagtgaaaaatttgaTGACTTTGAAGCTGAAGCTTTGAAAATGGCTAATTTAAGTACCCCTTCTTATGACAGAGCAAGAAAACGTACCATGTTTTTTGATGAACAAAGGGATGAACAGTTTGAGAAAATGGATCCTAGAACAAGATATAGAACTGGAGTTTTCAAACCCATTTTCGACCATCTAGTAGTGCAGCTCAGTAGCCGGAAAAATAGTTACGAAAATCTAAGTAAAAGATTTGAAATATTCAGTCAACTTCACGAGAAGAAGTATGAAGATCTAGTGGAACAAGCTAAAAAGGTTGCTCAGTACTACTCCAATGACATTTGCGAAAATGACTTCGTACAAGAGTGTCATCACTTTCAAATGTACATGAAGGCTGAGAAACTGAAGAGAATAAGAGACTGCTACTCATACATCAAAGAAAATAGTTTAACAAGCACATTTCCGAATTTGGAAGTAGCCATTAGGGTGTATTTGACTCTGCCAGTTACAAACTGTTCGGCAGAGAGGAGTTTTTCGGCCTTGAAGAAAATCAAGTCAGAAAATAGAAGTACAATTGCAGATGAAAAGCTAAACAGCTTGATGTTACTGTGCACTCAAAGTGACATAACCTTGAAACTTGACTGTGATAAACTGATTTCCACATTTTCAAACTTGAAAATGCGGAAGAAACCAATGTAAATAGAAACCGATGAACTGATGAACTTACAACAAAGATAATATAACATGAAAGTGTGAtgttattattaatattgaactaGTATATCAAGATGTAATGTTATAAAGGCAGAGTACAGTGTATATAGTagaataataattacaattataataataagggTGGGAGGGTGGTCCGTGATACCGTAGTAACAAAACCTATTGATTATTATGCTAATCTGTTATTGTTTAAGCGTCAATAacggttttgttttgttttacggTTGCCGGTTGCCAGTCCGGGACACGGCGGGTCCATAGGTGGTGGATAATGGAATATTCTCTATTTGTAAAGAGAATAGGGGTTAGATCCCCCCCGAACCAAAACTGGCAAATAAGAAAAAAAGTACAAGAAAAAGCGGAAATCTATTTCGAAATATGGCGCTAGTGGCCGGGTTGTGTTGGCGTATATTTGGTGGTTGGGAGGGGGGGGCGCTTGTCAAAATGGTGCCCATAGCGCCAAAGACCCTAAAAACGGGCCTgggcctggattccgtgcactgtagatatctacatgtcgctttctattggtgtcaattttcgtaaaaatatttgaattttagctttaattgaattattttctagttttgctaggttatactctaattgatgctgaagtgagacttagtaaaacaagaaaatatttgaattaaaactaaaaattaaaatatattgacaCTGCGCATATCGCTTTCTattaatgtcaatatatttgaatttttagttttaattcaaatattttcttgttttactaagtctcacttcagcatcaattagagtataacctagcaaaactagaaaataattcaattaaagctaaaattcaaatatttttacgaaaattgacaccaatagaaagcgacatgtagatatctacagtgcacggaatccaagTCCTGgccgcctgtgtgtcactgtcgttccgttgctcccacctcttggtagatatacactcacactcgcacgacagacaaagatagctaaaccaccgtacttgatatcgacgtttacaccccgatgcattgagtggcatatcccacTCGCGTctagaaattataaaatatttttgctccTTGGCTTTCTCAAGGTCATTCGattgaaatgtcaaataaaaatgCAAAcaattaggcaatccaaaccacgtgatttTTAATGACAGGACGTATGGCAGGCAATTCAGCGTTGCCAGATTTGTTAAaattgtaccaatttgatacaattaacaaccaaacttttgatactaaagtctcctaaagtaaaaacctaaaattttgtgacataagaaattttattaaatgacgtttttttaagtttttgtacaaaatgtgttggtttagtactttgtgtcactattccagtcattccggtgcatttacaaaaatttctctggcaacactgcacacaagcgattttattggatactttatttaatttaaaatttcaaatttaagatacaatgtggtattactaagtacctaaaataataaaatatatattaccccgatgattttacctaaaatctattttagggatgctcaatattattttttattaaacttataaaacataaaatttgttaacctagctttcttcaatcttccaaattacttagttaaaactttttaactacttattaaagtttattgaCGTAAGCAATATTTGTTACTATGTCACAGAAGTATTTAACAATACTTACATGGACATAAAATacgaaaattactttaaaatactaaaataacacTATACTATCATATGCCTTCAATGTATTGCATGCCAATCGCCAGACATATTGGAATAGTTTGACAGATCGTTGGATTCcctaattaatattatttataaggttatgttttatttttattgtgaatttgaaattattatattatgtattaataaatattattggTGCTGATGAAATTACGAATTAATGTTACAAGAGACATAATATCATAAATTGCTTTCAGAGTAGGTACTTAGTAAATGTTTTTAAAGTATTAATGCCTACAATATTTTCAAtatggattaaaaaaaattgaattagaATAGGtgagaaaatcaaacaaattaaTAATGTATACAAATAAAGATTTTATTCTAATTAAAGAGCACATTATTTACTTGTAGCATTAATTGATTTGCTATCAAATTTGTTTCTTCAGCATCAGGTTTTGATAACAGCTTTTTTTTGACTTTGTAGTTTTTTTCTTGGTGGAAAATAAACGTTTTTGAGCAACTACTTTTTTATTGTGTGGAATGTTTTGTGTTCCATGAGATAGTGCCACAATATTAAATTCATTTCCAGAATGTTCTGCTAATGTCCTTAATGTAGGCACCAAGGGTGCTGTAATACTTTTAAATGCCTCAAGTTCAAAAGTTgttatattttgaattatttggGTTTGTATTTCTATCAATTTCTGTTTTTCAACTTCCAGTTGTTTGGACGTTTTTTCTTGATTGATATTACAAGACTTACTCACAAATTCCACAAATTTAGCTTGCTCTGTAGCTTGTTTAAGTTTTACCTCATCTGTATTTATTATATGTTCTTCATCTGCATTAGTATCTTGAATTTGATGGCCTTTCATAAATTGACACACAAGATGTATGTGTTTGCACATATTCCATCTTATACTGTTATCCAAGCATGTACAGGAATATGAATGTAGACAGGATTGACACAAATCACAGACTAATCGGCAGTCACAACTGGGTTTGTTTTTCTGAACTAAATAGATATCATTGGTTGAACTTGATGGTATCTCCCAGCCCATTTCAGACATGACAATGGTGTCCATATCTAAATTAAGACTTGTTTTGTGCCTTTTCCGTAACTCTCGTAATTTGCTGGATATTTTACCTTTATTCAACGTAATAAGCCGTTCAAACAATTTGtctttaattaatttaatcaagatattgatagttttaTCCAGCCTTCGTACTTGTCTTCcatttaaatacaaatatttaatCGTTTGATGCATTCGTTCTATGCTCATATTTGTATTTATTCCTGCATGCAAGCGATAACAGTACGCCCAGGATTCCATATTGTGCagataacatttttgaaaatattgaccAAATTCTTGGGTATTACCAGAAGATAGAAgagaaatttgaaaattttgtatCATATCTCTAAATGAAGTAACATCGGTCTCTTGTAATAAGGTACGTAGCTGTTTGTATACGATAACCTAAAAGACGAATGATATGATGAGTgggcaaaaaaattaaatattt contains:
- the LOC126886453 gene encoding uncharacterized protein LOC126886453, translating into MEKKEFSSYVTYSHPYTTAEGIKKQSYICHRSGFYVKKGKDMRYLKTKGSRKINGICPSRLKVCILPENGNVKINFIQTHIGHDNDLGHLNITKNEKIEIASKIASKIPLVSILDEIRDSVTNNKLERMHILTRKDLHNISQTFNLNSDGIRHKNEVISIESWIEEAKNSGIILYYKPQGALCNDFPCLKNEDFLLIVMHPGQLEVLDKYSEDVICIDGTHGLNAHDFELTTLLILDDMREGFPCCFMIGNRSDEEIMTIFFMKIKENLGRVIKPMVFMSDMAQYYYNAWLQIMTPAKFRLFCSWHVDKAWRKNLNKIDGQEQKVIVYKQLRTLLQETDVTSFRDMIQNFQISLLSSGNTQEFGQYFQKCYLHNMESWAYCYRLHAGINTNMSIERMHQTIKYLYLNGRQVRRLDKTINILIKLIKDKLFERLITLNKGKISSKLRELRKRHKTSLNLDMDTIVMSEMGWEIPSSSTNDIYLVQKNKPSCDCRLVCDLCQSCLHSYSCTCLDNSIRWNMCKHIHLVCQFMKGHQIQDTNADEEHIINTDEVKLKQATEQAKFVEFVSKSCNINQEKTSKQLEVEKQKLIEIQTQIIQNITTFELEAFKSITAPLVPTLRTLAEHSGNEFNIVALSHGTQNIPHNKKVVAQKRLFSTKKKTTKSKKSCYQNLMLKKQI